In Arthrobacter sp. QXT-31, one genomic interval encodes:
- a CDS encoding YggT family protein, whose product MGILFGLVYIVLLFIFVALIVRLVYDWVQMFAREWRPRGVALVAAHAVYSVTDPPLKVLRRLIPPLRLGGVSLDLGFLVLFIGLSIAMAITKSFA is encoded by the coding sequence ATGGGAATACTATTCGGGCTCGTCTACATCGTCCTGCTGTTCATTTTCGTCGCCTTGATCGTCCGCCTCGTCTATGACTGGGTCCAGATGTTCGCCCGGGAATGGCGTCCCCGCGGGGTAGCATTGGTGGCGGCCCATGCGGTCTATTCAGTGACCGATCCGCCGCTGAAGGTCCTGCGCCGCCTTATCCCGCCGCTGCGGCTGGGCGGCGTATCGCTGGACCTCGGGTTCCTGGTGCTGTTCATCGGCCTGAGCATTGCCATGGCGATCACCAAGTCATTTGCATAA